In Zingiber officinale cultivar Zhangliang chromosome 1A, Zo_v1.1, whole genome shotgun sequence, the DNA window GTCAAACGTAACTGCATGACATTATAGGATGTGAAGATTTCTCTTTGTTTTTCTAAATTGTTTGCTCCTCGAAGATTCCTCGTAGCTTAAAGTAGGGCAAAATATATGCTTTATCACCTAATAAATAATTCTACTAGTCAATTTCTTTGTACATTTTTAGATAAGGTTTGATTGAAGAATATTTGCTTATATTATTACCGTTCCCCCTGTTTTTCAATTAAATTTGGCGCCTGAAATGAAAAACAGTTACGGAAGAAAAATAGGTACATTAGTACAACATAGTTTTAGCCACCACCTGGTAATGGTCATATTTatcaataaatatttattttgacatCCTAGCAAATTAGTTATATTAATTTCGATCAGtattatgcaaaatatatttTCTACAATTTTGTAAATTTATGCAATTCAACAAATGAATTAATATCCAAATCAATTTCGGTTTGATATAAAATTCAACCAATTGAACCATTGGTTCAACTCATCAACCAACAATTCAAAATTCTTCTGATCACTTCTGAGCTTGAGAGAAGTCATCGAATGATATTAGCAAAATTCTCGATTGCAAAGTATCGTAATGGAGCTAAACAACGGGAAGGTGGACCGGTTaaatggaaaaaatgaagagattcGCACTCCGTGCATACTGAAAGTGGGTAATGCAACTCCTTGGAAGCCAAGTTGTCAACCAGCTTCAACTGTACCATTTCTAAGAGAACAAGGTTGATGGGATGTTCCAGGTTAAAGTGTGCTACAAGCTCCGGTAATCCATAACTGTCACTTCGTCCTCTGGAGCATCAAGATCTCGGTAGCTGCAAGGAGATGACAGGGTACACATTCATTCTCAAGGAGAATTTGCTCCGCAAACAAGATAACTAAAGCCTGAAAAGCTAGAAGAGCCACAAGTATTTGCATTGATGTAGGTAAAATGGATGAAAGATCAACCAACCTTCTTAGGCGACGTGGATCTGGTTGAAATGGTGGAGGCATAGAAACATTTGGAGACGGACCAAGCCTTCTTTTTCTACCATGAGGGCCACCATTAGTTTCGAACGATGATGGTCCGCCACCATCTCTCATCATGTGCATCGCCACCTCTGGCGGGGCAGGGACAAAGGGACCCAGCGGCCTGTAAAAGATAGAAGATTGGGCAACACTCAAATGTAGTATATTTTGGATCAAACGGCGGTGATTCGCTCACTAACCCAGCACCAGGTACAGGAACTAAGATGGGTGGTGCAGGAACATCTGCAGGGAAAGCTCCATGCACACTTTGTCCCGCATAGACTTCATATGAAGGTTTGTCAGGATGATCATCATCTGCACGGCCATTGGTGTCACGAGGGGAGTTGTCGAACCTATCATGCTTGTCAGCATCTCTATCCTGCCTGTTGAAATCTCTGCGGTTGCTGCATTCATCTCTCAAACGATTATCTAACAAAGGCCTACGCCTTTGTATTTTTGCCTTCTGCATAGAACAAAACAAGAGTAAACTCAATAAAAAGTCATGATTTTGATAATTTAAGTGCAAATATCTTATGCCATTGAGGCAAGATGATGCTTTCTATAGAACTCGAAACTTGGATTACCAAAAAAAATGATGCTTTCTATAGAACTcgattttaccaaaaaaaaaaatgatgcttTCTATAGAACTCGATACCTGGATTACTAAAAAAATGATGCTTTCTACTGTGACTTTCTTCTTTTGTTATTTTGTTGACTCGTAGGAGGAAATTATCCAATGCCATTATCTGATTTGTGCAGGAACACCTAATCAGACAACATCTAGGAATATGCCCATACATGCATTCGGGAGCTCGTGTGTGCATGTGTGTATTGGTGTCTGTATGTGGGGGCACTTAACATACTACCATTCACTAAAAAAAAAGCAACAAAGTAATTAGGTCCACATTACGACAAAGAAGACATACCAGCTGAGATTGCTGCATAATAGGAGTTCCTCCGGGTGCATTTGGATCGCTGTGTTAGAGACAAATACACTAACTAATGGAGAATAAAAAGCCAATAATTATCAAGGATGATGATAAGCTAAGTGCTTACTTCATGTAATTTTGGAAATAAAGCTCCTCCCTAACTTTCGAGGTAAACTCAATAGCAAGGTCTGGGTGTTTCAGTCGGAGATGCTTATGAACAAATTCAGGAGCATGGAAAAGCTTAGTGCAACCTTTGGCTCCACATCCATATTTCCAACCATATTTTTCATCTCTTATCTTTCTCACCAAAGGATCAAAGGCCTGTGTAGCTGCCGCATCTATTTTCTCTTTGGCAGTCAGAGTTTCCAAGGGATCCTGGCCTTGAAATCTTGCCTTCCATACGGAAGCGAGTTTTGTCTCCCAGTCTGAGCCTCCGGCAGTGTTTCCATCAGCAATCTTAGGGCCAGCTCTGACATGTCGAAGACCCTTTGGTTCAGATGTCTCAGACATACCATAATAATCCAGACCATGAACACGCCATAAATATGTGAGCAATGTATCCAGCAGTTCGACACCCTCAAGGCCCTTGACGGAGGTGAGACCACAAATAATTATGATTGGGCCCATAGATCCTCCATGGGATTTCTCAGCATCCAGCACATCATGCCTGCTGCTGGAGAGGACATTATCCTGGATACCCTTCTCCAGATCAAGTTTATGGACCAAGGCTAGTGTTTGTTCGATGTCCATTCGAGTTCGCCAAGACTCAGAGGTAACTATGTGAGCCTTGGGAGCATCGGAAACCTGATCGTGTTCTCTTGTGGTTCCCTTGTTGTATCTTCTCCTTTTTCCACTGGGATCTGACTCATCTTCAGAGTTTGGTTCACTGCTATTCCCAGACTTGCTAGACGCGGGAGTTGTTAGGCCAGGGCCGCTGAAGATGCATTGGAATAACATTCTTTCAGAAGAAGCACAAGAACTAGAGAGGAGTGAGAACTCTTACAGGTCAAGTGTCCCACTCTGCAAATCAAGCAAGAATTCCTTCGCTATAAATCTAGCTCGTTCTTTCCTCCTGTAACAGCATGCAGCTTGTGATGGTAAATTAAAGATGTGATGATCAGAATATCGACAAAAATCATGACCAGTGTGACAAAGCTTGAAACACAAAATTACAAAGGGGAAGGAAATTCTACTAACAACACAACCAAGAGAGAATTTTATTTAGAATTAATTACATAAAACAAATCTTACTTCTCAATCACAACCACCAAGTTAGTTGGATGATATTTGTCTTTCAACCTACACCAATATGTAAAATAAATTACAAAATGCAAAGGCGTGCAGAGGTATAACACAATctgaatattaaaataatttttacacaaAAGGCATGTTGTACCATTGTTCTTCCTTGTGAGCTTCAAAATAAGCTCGTTTCTGAGTGGAAATGTATTCGGATCTGTATTCTTTATACCTACATGATCAGAATTATGATAAAATGTTCATACTAGCTGAACAACTAATCAACTCATCAACATAAAAAATCAATCCAACATTGAATAAGTAAAACTTAAAAGATTAGCAATTAGTGCCATCATTGACGGTGCTTCACAAAAACTCACTTGGTACATGCAATTACTTTGCTTCTGATATGTACCTGCGCTCAGCTTCAGTAGGTGAAATATCATCTTCAAGTTCCTGGATGAACTGTTTATACGACATCAGACCTCCCCTGGAAGAATAAACAATAGATTATGCAATATTATAAAAAGGAATCAGCAAACCAATTCagttttcttgagaaaataaatCAAAGGTATCTAGCATTAAGAGAATAAAGTGAAACACAGAGGGAGAAAATGTGAAGCGAGAAtagaaatttttttccttctttcaGAGTAACGTTTTTTTCTTTATTCCTAAGAACATAAGATGAAGacaataaaataatttacaatcTATACTTTATTCCTCAATTAATTTgtatgtaaaaattatttttctcactTTAGCAAATTTTATCCATTTCTCTTGCATCACCTCCTAAAATCTGATAAGAGTTGTGGGAACCGTCACAGGAAGGTAAAGGTattgaagaaaataaaaaagaagaaagCACCAAAGGGTCAACTTGGATCATTTAGTGACTCCGTTTTATTATCCAATGAGGGATCAAATCTATATAGTCAAACAAAAATAGTTGGGGCTGACATGATGATCATCAATGGTACTTGCATACAGTTCACTGATGCAATACGATCCATATGGCCAACACAAATTGTGGAACCAGTGTGGCTTTTGGTTAGACTAGTAGTTCATATTATCCAGGGACTCCAGTCATGTGGGTGATCATGGACTAACTGATCAATCAAAGTTGCTTGATCTTGATCAAGCATAGCATTGAACAGAGTTCCTTTCTCATAGCCTAAAAAACTTGAGAATGAAGGCACTAAGAGAGAGAATTCATATCTACACAAGAAACATTAAGGTGATGATGAAGTTACAAGGTTCATAGTGTGGCTGTGTCACCAAGCATTGAAGACAAGATAAAGTCAACAAACTGAGAAATATAAGCCAGAAGGTGGAGGTACCAGCATACAAACATCAACATAAGATGTAGGACTAAATAGTTAGCTATCTAAATTGTATCAGTTACTAGACTAACAAGGGCCTTTAACTACTAACATAATCACAACTTGAAGCAAGTGGTATATG includes these proteins:
- the LOC122033512 gene encoding serrate RNA effector molecule-like isoform X2 — encoded protein: MTPKIPVTARRLFPRLLHQGLRGATGIGSIVAGAVPVLLRTAIAGARLSDGLLLHGGHLSEPGGMTVDMTVVAVAPEGVMGWMTEGSRYGHDYGGGYERGGGRYCDDRPHGRYLNRTADCPDSGHDGYVDGFEGAQRGGLMSYKQFIQELEDDISPTEAERRYKEYRSEYISTQKRAYFEAHKEEQWLKDKYHPTNLVVVIEKRKERARFIAKEFLLDLQSGTLDLGPGLTTPASSKSGNSSEPNSEDESDPSGKRRRYNKGTTREHDQVSDAPKAHIVTSESWRTRMDIEQTLALVHKLDLEKGIQDNVLSSSRHDVLDAEKSHGGSMGPIIIICGLTSVKGLEGVELLDTLLTYLWRVHGLDYYGMSETSEPKGLRHVRAGPKIADGNTAGGSDWETKLASVWKARFQGQDPLETLTAKEKIDAAATQAFDPLVRKIRDEKYGWKYGCGAKGCTKLFHAPEFVHKHLRLKHPDLAIEFTSKVREELYFQNYMNDPNAPGGTPIMQQSQLKAKIQRRRPLLDNRLRDECSNRRDFNRQDRDADKHDRFDNSPRDTNGRADDDHPDKPSYEVYAGQSVHGAFPADVPAPPILVPVPGAGPLGPFVPAPPEVAMHMMRDGGGPSSFETNGGPHGRKRRLGPSPNVSMPPPFQPDPRRLRSYRDLDAPEDEVTVMDYRSL
- the LOC122033512 gene encoding serrate RNA effector molecule-like isoform X1; its protein translation is MAEVIEAPSEPIDRHVDRQPESPCGRSTSPLPPPPPPPPKKRDLDSRERMDDPQDTRDRSPPIPPPAPSGAPRGDRNREYRRRSSPSPPSYRDRRRSPLRRSPPPRGSFKRARRDDGGYDRRRGSPRGGYGLDDRRYGHDYGGGYERGGGRYCDDRPHGRYLNRTADCPDSGHDGYVDGFEGAQRGGLMSYKQFIQELEDDISPTEAERRYKEYRSEYISTQKRAYFEAHKEEQWLKDKYHPTNLVVVIEKRKERARFIAKEFLLDLQSGTLDLGPGLTTPASSKSGNSSEPNSEDESDPSGKRRRYNKGTTREHDQVSDAPKAHIVTSESWRTRMDIEQTLALVHKLDLEKGIQDNVLSSSRHDVLDAEKSHGGSMGPIIIICGLTSVKGLEGVELLDTLLTYLWRVHGLDYYGMSETSEPKGLRHVRAGPKIADGNTAGGSDWETKLASVWKARFQGQDPLETLTAKEKIDAAATQAFDPLVRKIRDEKYGWKYGCGAKGCTKLFHAPEFVHKHLRLKHPDLAIEFTSKVREELYFQNYMNDPNAPGGTPIMQQSQLKAKIQRRRPLLDNRLRDECSNRRDFNRQDRDADKHDRFDNSPRDTNGRADDDHPDKPSYEVYAGQSVHGAFPADVPAPPILVPVPGAGPLGPFVPAPPEVAMHMMRDGGGPSSFETNGGPHGRKRRLGPSPNVSMPPPFQPDPRRLRSYRDLDAPEDEVTVMDYRSL
- the LOC122033512 gene encoding serrate RNA effector molecule-like isoform X3, encoding MAEVIEAPSEPIDRHVDRQPESPCGRSTSPLPPPPPPPPKKRDLDSRERMDDPQDTRDRSPPIPPPAPSGAPRGDRNREYRRRSSPSPPSYRDRRRSPLRRSPPPRGSFKRARRDDGGYDRRRGSPRGGYGLDDRRYGHDYGGGYERGGGRYCDDRPHGRYLNRTADCPDSGHDGYVDGFEGAQRGGLMSYKQFIQELEDDISPTEAERRYKEYRSEYISTQKRAYFEAHKEEQWLKDKYHPTNLVVVIEKRKERARFIAKEFLLDLQSGTLDLGPGLTTPASSKSGNSSEPNSEDESDPSGKRRRYNKGTTREHDQVSDAPKAHIVTSESWRTRMDIEQTLALVHKLDLEKGIQDNVLSSSRHDVLDAEKSHGGSMGPIIIICGLTSVKGLEGVELLDTLLTYLWRVHGLDYYGMSETSEPKGLRHVRAGPKIADGNTAGGSDWETKLASVWKARFQGQDPLETLTAKEKIDAAATQAFDPLVRKIRDEKYGWKYGCGAKGCTKLFHAPEFVHKHLRLKHPDLAIEFTSKVREELYFQNYMNDPNAPGGTPIMQQSQLIMALDNFLLRVNKITKEESHSRKHHFFSNPEGKNTKA